In a genomic window of Anguilla anguilla isolate fAngAng1 unplaced genomic scaffold, fAngAng1.pri scaffold_173_arrow_ctg1, whole genome shotgun sequence:
- the LOC118219427 gene encoding uncharacterized protein LOC118219427 isoform X1 produces MWLVGLLFDRGPLVAYISCLFFFRDSVCAVRFGDVGTMAETPLCSALLIFGVFTWAHGDTKVRFVKTRPGEGVTLTCSTTLKGQEALTLYKTLLKPEKVFYLNCDPHQLTVEQPFQGRVATAGEFSALSVTISNLTAIDSGFYWCQYNKYNMHTHQLDECQGESPVTVVHITDSPICESLTTTEPPISVAANKGCPAGDDTTVLVLTGLLSASFAFLASVLLLICVIPKVKRFHEKRGQFDHRTHDTVYEEMQPKLRQ; encoded by the exons ATGTGGTTGGTGGGTTTACTGTTTGACAGGGGTCCTCTGGTTGCATatatttcctgtcttttttttttcagagactctgtttgtgctgtgagGTTTGGCGACGTTGGCACGATGGCTGAGACTCCTCTGTGTTCTGCGCTGCTTATTTTTGGGGTTTTCACCTGGGCCCATG GGGACACAAAGGTCAGGTTTGTGAAGACGAGACCTGGAGAGGGAGTTACCCTCACCTGTTCCACGACACTGAAGGGCCAAGAAGCCCTTACTCTGTACAAGACTCTGCTCAAGCCAGAAAAGGTTTTCTACCTCAACTGTGATCCACATCAGCTGACAGTAGAGCAGCCATTCCAGGGTAGAGTGGCGACAGCTGGAGAATTTTCAGCACTCTCTGTAACCATTAGCAACCTGACTGCCATCGACTCTGGCTTTTACTGGTgccaatacaataaatacaatatgcACACCCATCAGCTGGATGAGTGCCAGGGAGAAAGCCCGGTTACAGTGGTGCACATCACTG ACTCACCCATCTGTGAGAGCCTGACCACCACCGAACCGCCCATCAGCGTTGCCGCAAATAAAG GATGCCCTGCTGGTGATGACACGACGGTCCTGGTCCTCACCGGACTGCTAAGTGCCAGCTTTGCGTTCCTAGCATCTGTCCTTTTACTCATCTGCGTCATTCCCAAG GTGAAAAGATTTCATGAGAAGAGGGGGCAATTTGATCATCGCACTCATGACACTGTTTACGAAGAAATGCAACCGAAGTTGCGCCAGTGA
- the LOC118219427 gene encoding uncharacterized protein LOC118219427 isoform X2 has protein sequence MAETPLCSALLIFGVFTWAHGDTKVRFVKTRPGEGVTLTCSTTLKGQEALTLYKTLLKPEKVFYLNCDPHQLTVEQPFQGRVATAGEFSALSVTISNLTAIDSGFYWCQYNKYNMHTHQLDECQGESPVTVVHITDSPICESLTTTEPPISVAANKGCPAGDDTTVLVLTGLLSASFAFLASVLLLICVIPKVKRFHEKRGQFDHRTHDTVYEEMQPKLRQ, from the exons ATGGCTGAGACTCCTCTGTGTTCTGCGCTGCTTATTTTTGGGGTTTTCACCTGGGCCCATG GGGACACAAAGGTCAGGTTTGTGAAGACGAGACCTGGAGAGGGAGTTACCCTCACCTGTTCCACGACACTGAAGGGCCAAGAAGCCCTTACTCTGTACAAGACTCTGCTCAAGCCAGAAAAGGTTTTCTACCTCAACTGTGATCCACATCAGCTGACAGTAGAGCAGCCATTCCAGGGTAGAGTGGCGACAGCTGGAGAATTTTCAGCACTCTCTGTAACCATTAGCAACCTGACTGCCATCGACTCTGGCTTTTACTGGTgccaatacaataaatacaatatgcACACCCATCAGCTGGATGAGTGCCAGGGAGAAAGCCCGGTTACAGTGGTGCACATCACTG ACTCACCCATCTGTGAGAGCCTGACCACCACCGAACCGCCCATCAGCGTTGCCGCAAATAAAG GATGCCCTGCTGGTGATGACACGACGGTCCTGGTCCTCACCGGACTGCTAAGTGCCAGCTTTGCGTTCCTAGCATCTGTCCTTTTACTCATCTGCGTCATTCCCAAG GTGAAAAGATTTCATGAGAAGAGGGGGCAATTTGATCATCGCACTCATGACACTGTTTACGAAGAAATGCAACCGAAGTTGCGCCAGTGA
- the LOC118219426 gene encoding uncharacterized protein LOC118219426 isoform X1: MKSSPGLNVFWMMWKRVLSEAPLPAPSLFSVGRGSGKRFESGWDRSSMEVWLLVKSVQVADGGRYACLVLTNRGYAERSVSLKVIARHSEPRVWSVPERNIEEDAEVTMFCRALGGFPRGAVRWFDQYATNWTRSARTDAREREDGRFDLTSEFRVRRVSSASPGYRCCVIGGDGDKEGEAEIHLAFREPEKRVQRWSNNSIVAVIVVAGSLITGLLLLALLQRRRPRQQHGRQEMGPSVMLMGIPSEAELICVIMRYIWKKRTSKIRKKVLNKKKRRRPLVRPLIKTTTTVRRLQFSVCPITKASMVMR, from the exons ATGAAGAGCAGCCCTGGTCTGAACGTGTTTTGGATGATGTGGAAGAGGGTCCTCTCTGAGGCTCCCCTTCCTGCCCCTTCCCTCTTCAGCGTAGGAAGGGGGAGTGGGAAGCGCTTCGAATCGGGCTGGGACAGGAGCAGCATGGAGGTGTGGCTGCTGGTGAAAAGCGTTCAGGTGGCCGACGGAGGTCGCTACGCGTGTTTGGTGTTGACCAACCGCGGTTACGCTGAGCGTAGCGTCAGCCTGAAGGTCATTG CCCGGCACTCGGAGCCCAGGGTGTGGTCGGTCCCCGAGCGGAACATCGAGGAGGACGCGGAGGTGACCATGTTCTGCAGGGCGCTGGGAGGGTTCCCCCGCGGGGCCGTGCGCTGGTTCGACCAGTACGCCACCAACTGGACGCGCAGCGCCAGGACGGACGCGCGGGAGCGGGAGGACGGGCGCTTCGACCTGACGAGCGAGTTTCGCGTGCGGAGAGTCTCCTCCGCCTCACCTGGCTACAGGTGCTGTGTGATCGGCGGCGATGGAGACAAAGAGGGCGAGGCTGAGATTCATCTCGCGTTTCGTGAACCCG AAAAGCGGGTCCAGCGGTGGAGCAACAACTCGATCGTGGCGGTCATCGTGGTGGCGGGCTCCCTGATCACGGGACTGCTGCTCCTGGCGCTGCTGCAGAGACGGCGACCGCGGC aACAGCATGGAAGACAGGAAATGGGCCCTTCGGTCATGCTTATGGGGATCCCTTCAGAAGCCGAGTTAATTTGTGTTATA ATGAGGTATATATGGAAGAAGAGGACATCCAAAATAAGGAAG AAGGTCCTgaacaagaagaagaggagaagacCACTTGTTAGACCATTAATCAAGACCACAACAACCGTGCGGCGTCTTCAGTTCTCAGTCTGTCCAATTACAAAAGCCAGCATGGTCATGCGATGA
- the LOC118219426 gene encoding uncharacterized protein LOC118219426 isoform X2 yields the protein MKSSPGLNVFWMMWKRVLSEAPLPAPSLFSVGRGSGKRFESGWDRSSMEVWLLVKSVQVADGGRYACLVLTNRGYAERSVSLKVIARHSEPRVWSVPERNIEEDAEVTMFCRALGGFPRGAVRWFDQYATNWTRSARTDAREREDGRFDLTSEFRVRRVSSASPGYRCCVIGGDGDKEGEAEIHLAFREPEKRVQRWSNNSIVAVIVVAGSLITGLLLLALLQRRRPRHEVYMEEEDIQNKEEGPEQEEEEKTTC from the exons ATGAAGAGCAGCCCTGGTCTGAACGTGTTTTGGATGATGTGGAAGAGGGTCCTCTCTGAGGCTCCCCTTCCTGCCCCTTCCCTCTTCAGCGTAGGAAGGGGGAGTGGGAAGCGCTTCGAATCGGGCTGGGACAGGAGCAGCATGGAGGTGTGGCTGCTGGTGAAAAGCGTTCAGGTGGCCGACGGAGGTCGCTACGCGTGTTTGGTGTTGACCAACCGCGGTTACGCTGAGCGTAGCGTCAGCCTGAAGGTCATTG CCCGGCACTCGGAGCCCAGGGTGTGGTCGGTCCCCGAGCGGAACATCGAGGAGGACGCGGAGGTGACCATGTTCTGCAGGGCGCTGGGAGGGTTCCCCCGCGGGGCCGTGCGCTGGTTCGACCAGTACGCCACCAACTGGACGCGCAGCGCCAGGACGGACGCGCGGGAGCGGGAGGACGGGCGCTTCGACCTGACGAGCGAGTTTCGCGTGCGGAGAGTCTCCTCCGCCTCACCTGGCTACAGGTGCTGTGTGATCGGCGGCGATGGAGACAAAGAGGGCGAGGCTGAGATTCATCTCGCGTTTCGTGAACCCG AAAAGCGGGTCCAGCGGTGGAGCAACAACTCGATCGTGGCGGTCATCGTGGTGGCGGGCTCCCTGATCACGGGACTGCTGCTCCTGGCGCTGCTGCAGAGACGGCGACCGCGGC ATGAGGTATATATGGAAGAAGAGGACATCCAAAATAAGGAAG AAGGTCCTgaacaagaagaagaggagaagacCACTTGTTAG